A stretch of the Streptomyces sp. NBC_01428 genome encodes the following:
- a CDS encoding DUF418 domain-containing protein, whose protein sequence is MSGDAAGAAGAGARGGRVVEVDVLRGFALFGILLVNAQLMADPYTAFGGGPGASALDRAAAWGVTATTTAYQLFSFLLGYSFVLDRHAAGPSDTGSAPRHLRRTAGLFGLGLAHAVLLYPGDILMTYAALGLVLYALRDLTPRAAVRVAVCLVAGLAVLLLAYGLLTVALTGPVTPAQYAPRVADTVAAYRGGFGSVIGAHLRELPSALGANLMYTPDMLAAFLAGLAAAKAGLVERRGRDRAWLRRTALRWLPVGLAGGAVTAVCADGPLDSRWFLVGHAVSLLTAPALTASYACGVLLLADAVRPAADVLAAAGRMALSHYLTQSLVLACVFTGYGFGLYDRVGTAAVLAGCVLLYGLQLAYGYRLMGRYRYGPAELVLRTVTLARRPGRAPACAGSRRAADGSPRVR, encoded by the coding sequence GTGAGCGGGGACGCGGCCGGGGCGGCCGGTGCCGGCGCGCGGGGCGGCCGGGTCGTCGAGGTCGATGTGCTCCGCGGGTTCGCCCTGTTCGGCATCCTGCTCGTCAACGCCCAGCTGATGGCGGACCCGTACACGGCGTTCGGCGGCGGGCCCGGCGCCTCGGCCCTGGACCGGGCGGCCGCCTGGGGCGTGACCGCGACCACCACCGCCTACCAGCTCTTCTCCTTCCTCCTCGGCTACAGCTTCGTCCTCGACCGCCACGCGGCCGGCCCGTCGGACACCGGCTCCGCACCACGTCATCTGCGGCGCACCGCAGGGCTGTTCGGACTCGGACTCGCACACGCCGTGCTGCTCTACCCCGGCGACATCCTGATGACGTACGCCGCTCTCGGCCTCGTCCTGTACGCGCTGCGCGACCTCACCCCCCGGGCCGCCGTACGGGTCGCGGTCTGTCTGGTGGCGGGCCTGGCCGTGCTGCTCCTCGCCTACGGGCTGCTGACCGTCGCGCTGACCGGACCGGTCACGCCCGCCCAGTACGCGCCGCGGGTCGCGGACACCGTGGCCGCCTACCGCGGCGGGTTCGGGTCGGTGATCGGGGCCCATCTGAGGGAGCTGCCGTCGGCGCTCGGCGCCAACCTGATGTACACCCCCGACATGCTGGCCGCGTTCCTCGCGGGCCTCGCGGCGGCCAAGGCCGGACTCGTGGAGCGACGTGGCCGGGACCGGGCGTGGCTGCGGCGGACCGCCCTGCGGTGGCTGCCCGTCGGCCTGGCGGGCGGCGCGGTCACCGCCGTCTGCGCGGACGGCCCGCTCGACAGCCGCTGGTTCCTGGTCGGGCACGCGGTGTCCCTGCTGACCGCGCCCGCCCTCACGGCGTCGTACGCGTGCGGGGTGCTGCTGCTGGCCGACGCCGTGCGCCCGGCGGCGGACGTGCTCGCCGCCGCCGGGCGCATGGCGCTCAGCCACTACCTCACCCAGTCGCTCGTCCTCGCCTGCGTGTTCACCGGCTACGGCTTCGGGCTGTACGACCGCGTCGGCACCGCCGCCGTCCTCGCGGGCTGCGTGCTGCTCTACGGCCTCCAGCTCGCCTACGGGTACCGGCTGATGGGCCGGTACCGGTACGGGCCCGCCGAGCTGGTGCTCAGGACGGTCACGCTGGCGCGGCGTCCCGGCCGGGCTCCGGCTTGTGCAGGGTCACGCCGGGCAGCAGACGGCTCGCCGCGCGTTCGGTGA
- a CDS encoding C40 family peptidase — MRRTPRAPGHRTAATLALALALTATAQQSARAEPAPVPGTLTEVRAELERLYHDAEVATDKYNAADEKVTEQEKRVHTLRGQIETAETKLGRLTRLAGAAARAQYRGDSLPAEMQFALAENPEHALDNASLARQAQQATQGVLTALTATRKDLGTRTDKATATLKSLRANRRAKDTERRSVEKHIDDAKKIESTLEKKEVERLAALDKKDADEAQAKWVGTGVLDKVGTDATPAGRKAIAFATRQLGKPYVWGAEGPDSFDCSGLTSQAWLAAGHVIPRTSEEQWRRLKHVAVEDMRPGDLIIYFADASHVALYIGDGKIIQAPRPGRWVYVSPAASMEILGVVRPDA; from the coding sequence ATGAGACGGACCCCGCGCGCACCCGGCCACCGGACGGCCGCGACCCTGGCTCTGGCCCTCGCGCTGACGGCGACGGCCCAGCAGTCGGCCCGGGCCGAGCCCGCGCCTGTGCCCGGCACCCTCACCGAGGTGCGCGCCGAACTCGAACGGCTCTATCACGACGCGGAGGTGGCCACCGACAAGTACAACGCCGCCGACGAGAAGGTGACCGAGCAGGAGAAGCGCGTCCACACGCTCCGAGGCCAGATCGAGACGGCCGAGACGAAGCTGGGCCGGCTCACCCGGCTGGCGGGCGCGGCGGCCCGCGCCCAGTACCGGGGCGACAGCCTCCCCGCCGAGATGCAGTTCGCCCTCGCGGAGAACCCCGAACACGCCCTGGACAACGCGTCGTTGGCCCGCCAGGCGCAACAGGCGACGCAGGGGGTGCTGACCGCGCTGACCGCCACCCGCAAGGACCTGGGAACCCGGACCGACAAGGCCACCGCCACCCTGAAGAGCCTGCGGGCGAACCGCCGCGCCAAGGACACCGAGCGACGGTCGGTCGAGAAGCACATCGACGACGCGAAGAAGATCGAGTCGACGCTGGAGAAGAAGGAGGTCGAGCGGCTCGCCGCGCTGGACAAGAAGGACGCGGACGAAGCCCAGGCGAAGTGGGTGGGGACGGGCGTCCTCGACAAGGTCGGCACCGACGCGACCCCCGCCGGCCGGAAGGCCATCGCGTTCGCCACCCGCCAGCTCGGCAAGCCCTACGTGTGGGGCGCCGAGGGCCCCGACTCCTTCGACTGCTCGGGCCTCACCTCGCAGGCCTGGCTCGCGGCCGGCCACGTCATCCCCCGCACCTCGGAGGAGCAGTGGCGCCGCCTGAAGCACGTCGCCGTCGAGGACATGCGCCCCGGCGACCTCATCATCTACTTCGCCGACGCCAGCCACGTCGCCCTCTACATAGGCGACGGCAAGATCATCCAGGCCCCGCGCCCCGGCCGCTGGGTGTACGTCTCCCCGGCGGCGTCGATGGAGATCCTCGGGGTGGTCCGGCCGGACGCGTGA
- a CDS encoding DoxX family protein: MSVDTRTPRTPTGDRSSGFDDVPALSMVKVPSDPAQVIVNHASFRVQLGAASRGQSARVARHLSPDVGTPGRAGGAGPAGGGRRRAPVVWSGKSAPDDTGAHRLLQAVRSAGVGHGGGSVPTADAGATQVIPRIGEQPGYAGDLTVDTVETPLVGSQRSPVGDEQRLLPQMRTVGSAYDEPAFTDTDFEDDDLDGPGTAPPVKRGESDPARHAYHPGRRMNLGVVLLPLRVFLGFISIYAGMGKLCDPVYFDGGKRGSMMKWLNTLHPWEVAEPLRQFALQHPVGSGLVIAFFQVIVGVLTVLGLWQRVAAVVGAMLSAALIVTVSWKTVPAYDAPDIIYLAAWSPLIIAGAPVYSVDGRLAGEAWRTLGPRADIWDLRGRVLRRGALATAIVIGLTLLVGSLLGGAVRDSDRVVVPGPGEAPRNELPGSPLPETPGKRHQKATPSASEAPTQRSSSTPSQAATTPGATRETGSAAGGQQPSQTQGSSGQAPPQQSSPADQAPSTTAGPTSSGGTSTGGTGSTGGGTAPGGGGNSSTGQPGLVGGLLG; the protein is encoded by the coding sequence ATGAGTGTGGACACCAGAACACCCCGCACACCCACGGGGGACCGCTCGTCTGGATTCGACGACGTTCCCGCGCTGAGCATGGTGAAGGTGCCGAGCGATCCGGCGCAGGTCATCGTCAATCATGCGAGCTTCCGCGTCCAGCTAGGAGCTGCGTCGCGGGGGCAATCCGCGCGCGTCGCGCGGCACTTGAGCCCCGACGTCGGTACGCCGGGCAGAGCGGGCGGGGCCGGCCCGGCCGGCGGTGGCCGCCGCCGCGCCCCCGTCGTCTGGAGCGGGAAGTCCGCGCCCGACGACACCGGCGCCCACCGGCTGCTCCAGGCGGTCCGGAGCGCGGGCGTCGGTCACGGCGGCGGCAGCGTGCCGACCGCCGACGCCGGCGCGACGCAGGTCATCCCGCGCATCGGCGAACAGCCCGGCTACGCGGGCGATCTGACCGTCGACACCGTCGAGACGCCCCTCGTCGGCAGCCAGCGCAGCCCCGTCGGCGACGAGCAGCGCCTGCTTCCGCAGATGCGCACCGTCGGCAGCGCCTACGACGAACCGGCCTTCACGGACACCGACTTCGAGGACGACGACCTCGACGGCCCGGGCACCGCCCCTCCCGTCAAACGCGGCGAGTCCGACCCGGCCCGGCACGCCTACCACCCCGGCCGCCGGATGAACCTCGGCGTCGTGCTGCTCCCGCTGCGCGTCTTCCTCGGCTTCATCTCCATCTACGCCGGCATGGGCAAGCTCTGCGACCCCGTCTACTTCGACGGCGGCAAGCGCGGCTCCATGATGAAGTGGCTGAACACGCTGCACCCGTGGGAAGTCGCCGAGCCGCTGCGGCAGTTCGCCCTCCAGCACCCCGTCGGCTCCGGCCTCGTCATCGCCTTCTTCCAGGTCATCGTCGGCGTCCTCACGGTCCTCGGACTGTGGCAGCGGGTGGCCGCCGTGGTCGGCGCGATGCTGTCGGCCGCGCTCATCGTCACGGTCAGCTGGAAGACGGTCCCCGCGTACGACGCGCCCGACATCATCTACCTCGCCGCCTGGTCCCCGCTGATCATCGCGGGCGCCCCGGTCTACTCCGTCGACGGCCGGCTCGCCGGCGAGGCGTGGCGCACGCTCGGACCGCGCGCCGACATCTGGGACCTGCGCGGGCGCGTGCTGCGCCGCGGCGCGCTCGCCACCGCCATCGTCATCGGTCTCACCCTGCTCGTGGGATCGCTGCTCGGCGGCGCCGTCCGCGACTCCGACCGCGTCGTCGTCCCCGGTCCCGGCGAGGCCCCGCGGAACGAACTGCCCGGCTCCCCGCTCCCGGAGACGCCCGGCAAGCGGCACCAGAAGGCCACCCCTTCGGCCTCCGAGGCGCCCACGCAGCGCAGTTCGTCGACGCCCTCGCAGGCGGCCACGACGCCCGGCGCGACCCGGGAGACCGGTTCCGCCGCAGGCGGCCAGCAGCCGAGCCAGACGCAGGGCAGCAGCGGCCAGGCGCCGCCGCAGCAGTCCTCGCCCGCCGACCAGGCCCCGAGCACCACCGCGGGCCCGACCAGCAGCGGCGGCACGTCGACCGGCGGTACGGGCTCCACGGGCGGTGGCACCGCTCCCGGCGGTGGCGGCAACTCGTCCACCGGGCAGCCGGGTCTGGTCGGAGGCCTGCTGGGCTGA
- a CDS encoding nucleotidyltransferase family protein translates to MTDPNAEARPVQAVVLAGGQGSRLRPYTDDRPKPMVEIPGTGTPIIGHQLTWLAEEGVTDVVISCGHLAGVLQTWLDSADLPVKVTTVVESEPLGRGGGLRYAAASLPHPDRPWYATNGDIWTRFSLRDMADFHAERDAVATLALARPRIPWGAVQTDGFGHVTDFIEAPPSTFEINAGVYVFSPEFTGLLPERGDHERTTFPRLARENRLAGFPIPQGAYWRAIDTAKDLTEAAKELAALGR, encoded by the coding sequence ATGACCGATCCGAACGCCGAGGCGCGCCCCGTTCAAGCCGTCGTCCTGGCCGGCGGCCAGGGCTCCCGGCTGCGGCCCTACACCGACGACCGGCCGAAGCCCATGGTCGAGATCCCCGGTACCGGGACACCGATCATCGGCCACCAGCTGACCTGGCTCGCCGAGGAGGGCGTCACCGACGTCGTCATCTCCTGCGGCCACCTCGCCGGGGTCCTGCAGACGTGGCTGGACTCGGCCGATCTCCCGGTCAAGGTGACGACGGTCGTCGAGTCGGAACCCCTCGGCCGTGGCGGCGGCCTCCGGTACGCGGCGGCCAGTCTCCCGCACCCGGACCGCCCCTGGTACGCGACGAACGGTGACATCTGGACCCGTTTCTCGCTGCGCGACATGGCCGACTTCCACGCCGAGCGCGACGCGGTCGCCACCCTCGCGCTGGCCCGCCCCCGCATCCCCTGGGGCGCCGTGCAGACGGACGGCTTCGGACACGTCACGGACTTCATCGAGGCGCCGCCCTCCACGTTCGAGATCAACGCGGGCGTGTACGTCTTCTCCCCCGAGTTCACCGGCCTGCTCCCCGAGCGCGGCGACCACGAGCGGACCACCTTCCCGCGGCTGGCCCGCGAGAACCGGCTGGCCGGCTTCCCGATCCCGCAGGGTGCCTACTGGCGGGCCATCGACACCGCCAAGGACCTCACCGAAGCGGCGAAGGAGCTTGCGGCCCTGGGCCGTTGA
- a CDS encoding glycosyl hydrolase, translating into MRRRTPLLLALLLVIVGVTGTAFAVQSHRSGRSIQGTPAADVAEHTVTLQNRTGSRIWVGSTVNADGSTALTGLPVLDPGQSATVTVPERAGAGHWRGTFFARQGCGGEDGSTFHCAVGDCGPHADRCSTGEQPTGLAEFNFDPADSLAPWYDVSYVNAVAAPVTITPNDVAPPASGECAVAGCAEDLLSACPADNLVKDQGTGAPLVCVNPNRDAKTGYSDMVNQKCPTAYAWSKQDAEPGNKVMYQCTKCTGLTVAFGTGSAAPAEPAATQPAPENKTPAAGRKGVSLNPVDGASQALADSGASWYFNWASSTGAVTRPNGVDYVPMIWGPGSVTDTELGQAAKEGKELLGFNEPDSPTQANMTPEQALDQWPRLEATGLRLGAPAVATGADVAGGWLDRFMQGAAQRGLRVDFIPVHWYGADFGPDAANQLRGYLQAVHDRYHKPVWLTEYGLIDFSKGTPRYPSQQEQTDFIRSSTQMLDGLDFMERYAWFTLSTVTSPTGLYDGATANASGRVYHDAG; encoded by the coding sequence ATGCGCAGACGCACCCCCTTACTCCTCGCCCTGCTCCTCGTCATCGTCGGTGTGACCGGCACCGCCTTCGCGGTGCAGTCCCACCGTTCCGGCCGGAGCATCCAGGGCACACCGGCCGCCGACGTCGCCGAGCACACCGTCACCCTGCAGAACAGGACGGGCAGCCGTATCTGGGTCGGCAGCACGGTCAACGCCGACGGCTCGACCGCGCTCACCGGCCTGCCGGTGCTCGACCCCGGCCAGTCCGCCACGGTCACCGTCCCCGAGCGCGCGGGCGCCGGGCACTGGCGCGGCACCTTCTTCGCGCGCCAGGGCTGCGGCGGCGAGGACGGCAGTACGTTCCACTGTGCCGTCGGCGACTGCGGACCGCACGCCGATCGCTGCTCGACCGGTGAACAGCCCACGGGGCTGGCCGAGTTCAACTTCGACCCGGCCGACTCACTCGCCCCCTGGTACGACGTGAGCTACGTCAACGCCGTCGCCGCACCGGTCACCATCACCCCGAACGACGTGGCACCGCCCGCGAGCGGCGAGTGCGCGGTGGCGGGCTGCGCGGAGGACCTGCTGTCCGCGTGCCCGGCCGACAACCTCGTCAAGGACCAGGGCACGGGCGCGCCGCTGGTGTGCGTCAACCCGAACCGGGACGCGAAGACCGGCTACAGCGACATGGTCAACCAGAAGTGCCCGACCGCGTACGCCTGGTCGAAGCAGGACGCCGAGCCGGGCAACAAGGTCATGTACCAGTGCACCAAGTGCACCGGCCTGACCGTCGCGTTCGGCACCGGCAGCGCGGCCCCGGCCGAGCCCGCCGCCACACAGCCGGCCCCGGAGAACAAGACCCCGGCCGCCGGACGCAAGGGCGTCAGCCTCAACCCCGTCGACGGCGCCTCCCAGGCGCTCGCCGACTCCGGCGCCTCCTGGTACTTCAACTGGGCTTCCTCGACGGGCGCGGTGACCAGGCCGAACGGCGTCGACTACGTCCCGATGATCTGGGGTCCCGGCTCGGTCACCGACACCGAACTCGGCCAGGCCGCCAAGGAGGGCAAGGAACTCCTCGGCTTCAACGAGCCGGACTCGCCGACCCAGGCGAACATGACGCCCGAGCAGGCGCTCGACCAGTGGCCCCGGCTGGAGGCGACCGGTCTGCGGCTCGGCGCTCCCGCGGTCGCCACCGGCGCCGACGTGGCTGGCGGCTGGCTGGACCGGTTCATGCAGGGGGCCGCCCAGCGGGGGCTGCGCGTCGACTTCATCCCGGTGCACTGGTACGGCGCCGACTTCGGACCCGACGCCGCCAACCAGCTCCGCGGCTACCTCCAGGCGGTGCACGACCGCTATCACAAGCCGGTCTGGCTGACGGAGTACGGCCTGATCGACTTCTCCAAGGGCACGCCCCGCTACCCGAGCCAGCAGGAGCAGACCGACTTCATCCGCTCCTCGACGCAGATGCTGGACGGCCTGGACTTCATGGAGCGGTACGCGTGGTTCACGCTCTCCACGGTGACCAGCCCGACCGGTCTGTACGACGGGGCGACCGCCAACGCGAGCGGCCGGGTCTACCACGACGCAGGCTGA
- a CDS encoding DUF4913 domain-containing protein: protein MSTLPTEEPTAPEAPAAAEKPASAPLFILYMEGPAYASTLRQLTLWVHHVLLPVYGREVTSGSPWCPRWWEHPEAVAQLHGLWLAWGDLTGPGSTMTGPASWHRDYLSSVMDTLRNPQGPFAGCKPGMHRPKETPTVAAMDPFAPPPRQPQSAPPPPGPPPPPV from the coding sequence ATGTCGACCTTGCCAACGGAGGAGCCCACTGCGCCGGAGGCGCCCGCCGCCGCGGAGAAACCCGCGTCGGCACCGCTGTTCATCCTCTACATGGAGGGCCCCGCCTACGCGAGCACCCTGCGCCAGCTCACCCTGTGGGTGCACCACGTCCTGCTGCCTGTCTACGGCAGGGAGGTGACCTCGGGGTCCCCTTGGTGTCCCCGTTGGTGGGAGCACCCTGAGGCGGTCGCCCAGCTCCACGGCCTGTGGCTGGCCTGGGGCGACCTGACGGGGCCGGGTTCCACGATGACCGGTCCCGCCAGTTGGCACCGCGACTACCTGTCGTCGGTCATGGACACCCTGCGGAACCCGCAAGGCCCGTTCGCCGGCTGCAAGCCCGGCATGCACCGCCCGAAGGAGACACCCACGGTGGCCGCCATGGACCCGTTCGCCCCGCCGCCCCGGCAGCCGCAGTCGGCGCCTCCCCCGCCCGGCCCGCCTCCCCCGCCGGTCTGA
- a CDS encoding AfsR/SARP family transcriptional regulator: MKAYEESVRFAVLGPVRAWHGEQEVDVGSPQQRAVLAALLLRRGRPVMLGELLDAVWGEQPPAAAVSVLRTYVSRLRKALEPERDTTDAPRVVVSVGDGYLLRLPEGALDLDVFERRTAEARRLRAAGEPAAAADLLRAALAGWQGAALAGVPGPLAESEASRLNEQRLAALEARLDVDVELGRDGEVIAELLALTGRFPLREQLCRLLMLALYRSGRQAEALATYRRTRATLVAELGIEPGAALQDLHDRILAADVSLGAGPPATPEQTGKAEPPEVSAEPAPPVVAHPARPAQLPADLPTFAGRSAELERARALLPEGGSTPASVVISAIGGMAGIGKTTLAVHWAHEIADRFSDGQLYVNLRGFDPTGVVVTPEEAIRTFLDALGVPPMRIPAGLDAQAALYRSLLARRRVLVLLDNARDTEQVRPLLPGSPGCLVIVTSRNQLTGLVAGEGAHPLTLDQLSPAEAHDLLARRLGTERLAAEPQATDEIITRCARLPLALSIVAAHAAAYPGFPLSAIVDELRETHGSLDAFAGGDDITTDVRAVFSWSYKVLSAPAARLFHLLSLHSGPDISAPAAAALTGLPSREARGLLVELTRAHLLTEHFPGRYTLHDLLRVYAAERVRAEETPEERDLAVERLLSWYLHTAEAAYPHITPHRRRIPLDPLPPLCRPLDFGTQDEAVRWCEKERGNLVSAVHQAAASGHPGIAWRLPAVLWGFFYLRSHIHDWLDTAKAGLAAARGAHDRDGVAQGLADVAAALRSSGRLDETIDHLHQAMTAYRDLGDHDGRASAVANLGDAYLQSGQLDKAIEYTRRGLAIERVIGGAWGEGIALSNLGDAYQKLGRFDEAVACLDQALTVLRAGGNRWVEGVTLDILGTVHRRLRRHDAAVEYHLQALKTHRDIGNRWGEGHTLGNLGDVHLDAQEPEAARDSWRQALAIFVEFDHPDAEKVRVRLGRLEDGPSDARAPRAEPGRTA; this comes from the coding sequence GTGAAGGCCTACGAGGAATCCGTGCGTTTCGCCGTGCTGGGGCCGGTCCGGGCATGGCACGGCGAACAGGAGGTGGACGTCGGTTCCCCGCAGCAGCGGGCGGTGCTGGCGGCCCTCCTGCTGCGCCGTGGACGCCCCGTCATGCTCGGTGAACTCCTCGACGCGGTCTGGGGCGAACAGCCGCCGGCGGCCGCCGTGTCCGTCCTGCGGACCTATGTGTCCCGGCTGCGCAAGGCGCTGGAACCGGAACGGGACACCACCGACGCACCCCGGGTGGTCGTGTCCGTCGGCGACGGCTACCTTCTCCGGCTCCCCGAAGGCGCCCTGGACCTCGACGTGTTCGAGCGGCGGACCGCCGAGGCCCGCCGGCTGCGCGCCGCCGGCGAACCGGCCGCCGCGGCCGATCTGCTGCGCGCGGCCCTCGCGGGCTGGCAGGGCGCGGCGCTGGCCGGAGTCCCCGGCCCGCTCGCCGAGTCCGAGGCGTCCCGGCTGAACGAACAGCGGCTCGCCGCCCTGGAGGCCCGGCTCGACGTGGACGTGGAGCTGGGACGGGACGGCGAGGTGATCGCCGAACTCCTCGCGCTGACCGGCAGGTTCCCGCTGCGCGAGCAACTGTGCCGGCTGCTCATGCTGGCGCTGTACCGGTCCGGTCGGCAGGCCGAGGCACTCGCCACCTATCGCAGGACGCGGGCCACACTGGTGGCCGAGCTGGGTATCGAACCCGGCGCCGCACTGCAGGATCTGCACGACCGCATCCTCGCCGCCGACGTGTCCCTCGGTGCCGGGCCGCCCGCGACGCCCGAGCAGACCGGGAAGGCGGAGCCGCCGGAGGTGTCGGCCGAACCGGCGCCGCCGGTCGTCGCGCACCCGGCGCGTCCCGCACAACTCCCCGCCGACCTGCCGACGTTCGCCGGACGCTCCGCCGAACTGGAGCGCGCCCGCGCCCTGTTGCCCGAGGGTGGCAGCACCCCGGCCTCGGTGGTCATCAGCGCGATCGGCGGCATGGCCGGCATCGGCAAGACGACCCTCGCCGTGCACTGGGCCCACGAGATCGCCGACCGCTTCTCCGACGGGCAGCTCTACGTCAATCTGCGCGGCTTCGACCCGACCGGTGTCGTCGTGACGCCGGAGGAGGCCATCCGTACGTTCCTCGACGCGCTCGGTGTCCCCCCGATGCGGATCCCCGCAGGCCTCGACGCCCAGGCGGCGCTGTACCGCAGCCTCCTCGCCCGGCGTCGGGTGCTCGTCCTGCTCGACAACGCACGGGACACCGAACAGGTCCGGCCGCTGCTGCCCGGCTCTCCGGGCTGCCTGGTCATCGTGACCAGCCGCAACCAGCTCACCGGACTGGTCGCCGGGGAGGGCGCCCACCCGCTGACGCTGGACCAGCTGTCGCCCGCCGAGGCGCACGACCTCCTGGCGCGCCGCCTCGGCACCGAACGGCTCGCGGCGGAACCGCAGGCGACGGACGAGATCATCACCCGGTGCGCCCGGCTGCCGCTCGCCCTGTCCATCGTCGCCGCGCACGCCGCCGCGTACCCCGGCTTCCCGCTCAGCGCGATCGTCGACGAACTGCGGGAGACCCACGGCAGTCTCGACGCCTTCGCCGGCGGCGACGACATCACCACCGACGTACGGGCGGTCTTCTCCTGGTCGTACAAGGTGCTGTCGGCGCCGGCCGCGCGCCTCTTCCATCTGCTGAGCCTGCACTCCGGGCCCGACATCTCCGCGCCCGCCGCCGCGGCGCTCACCGGCCTGCCGTCCCGGGAGGCCCGCGGGCTGCTCGTCGAACTGACCCGGGCCCATCTGCTCACCGAGCACTTCCCCGGCCGCTACACCCTGCACGACCTGCTGCGGGTGTACGCCGCCGAACGGGTCCGCGCCGAGGAGACGCCCGAGGAGCGGGACCTGGCGGTGGAACGGCTGCTCTCCTGGTACCTGCACACCGCCGAGGCCGCCTATCCGCACATCACCCCGCACCGGCGCCGGATCCCGCTCGATCCGCTGCCCCCGCTGTGCCGGCCGCTGGACTTCGGCACGCAGGACGAGGCGGTGCGCTGGTGCGAGAAGGAGCGCGGCAATCTCGTCAGCGCCGTCCACCAGGCCGCCGCGTCCGGGCACCCCGGGATCGCGTGGCGGCTGCCCGCCGTGCTGTGGGGCTTCTTCTACCTGCGCAGCCACATCCACGACTGGCTCGACACCGCGAAGGCCGGCCTGGCCGCCGCGCGCGGCGCCCACGACCGCGACGGCGTGGCGCAGGGACTCGCGGACGTGGCCGCCGCGCTGCGCAGTTCGGGGCGGCTCGACGAGACGATCGACCACCTGCACCAGGCGATGACCGCCTACCGCGACCTCGGCGACCACGACGGCCGCGCCTCGGCGGTCGCCAATCTCGGCGACGCCTACCTCCAGTCGGGGCAGCTCGACAAGGCCATCGAGTACACCCGGCGCGGCCTGGCCATCGAACGGGTCATCGGCGGCGCCTGGGGCGAGGGCATCGCCCTCAGCAACCTGGGCGACGCCTACCAGAAGCTCGGCCGCTTCGACGAGGCCGTCGCCTGCCTGGACCAGGCACTGACGGTCCTGCGCGCGGGCGGCAACCGCTGGGTCGAGGGCGTGACCCTCGACATCCTCGGCACCGTCCACCGCCGTCTCCGGCGCCACGACGCCGCCGTCGAGTACCACCTCCAGGCCCTCAAGACCCACCGGGACATCGGCAACCGGTGGGGCGAGGGCCACACGCTCGGCAACCTCGGGGACGTCCACCTGGACGCCCAGGAGCCGGAGGCGGCGCGCGACAGCTGGCGCCAGGCCCTGGCGATCTTCGTGGAGTTCGACCATCCGGACGCCGAGAAGGTCCGCGTGCGGCTCGGCCGCCTCGAGGACGGGCCGTCCGACGCCCGTGCCCCGAGGGCCGAGCCGGGACGGACCGCCTGA
- a CDS encoding ABC transporter ATP-binding protein: protein MATVSFNKATRIYPGGDKPAVDQLELDVADGEFLVLVGPSGCGKSTSLRMLAGLEDVNGGSIHIGDRDVTHLPPKDRDIAMVFQNYALYPHMTVADNMGFALKIAGVNKAEIRQKVEDAAKILDLTEYLGRKPKALSGGQRQRVAMGRAIVREPQVFLMDEPLSNLDAKLRVSTRTQIASLQRRLGITTVYVTHDQVEAMTMGDRVAVLKDGLLQQVDSPRNMYDRPANLFVAGFIGSPAMNLVEVPITDGGVKFGNSVVPVNREALSAAADKGDRTVTVGIRPEHFDVVEHNGEAAKSLSKDTEDAPAGLAVSVNVVEELGADGYVYGSAKVDGELKDLVVRVSGRAVPDKGATLHVVPRPGEIHVFSTSTGERLSD, encoded by the coding sequence ATGGCCACTGTCTCGTTCAACAAGGCGACCCGCATCTACCCGGGTGGCGACAAGCCCGCCGTCGACCAGCTCGAGCTCGACGTCGCGGACGGCGAGTTCCTCGTCCTCGTCGGTCCCTCCGGCTGCGGAAAGTCCACCTCCCTGCGCATGCTCGCGGGTCTCGAGGACGTCAACGGCGGTTCGATCCACATCGGTGACCGTGACGTCACGCACCTGCCGCCCAAGGACCGGGACATCGCCATGGTGTTCCAGAACTACGCGCTGTACCCGCACATGACCGTCGCCGACAACATGGGCTTCGCGCTCAAGATCGCCGGCGTCAACAAGGCCGAGATCCGCCAGAAGGTCGAGGACGCGGCGAAGATCCTCGACCTCACCGAGTACCTCGGCCGCAAGCCGAAGGCCCTCTCCGGCGGTCAGCGCCAGCGTGTCGCGATGGGCCGCGCGATCGTGCGGGAGCCCCAGGTCTTCCTCATGGACGAGCCGCTGTCGAACCTCGACGCCAAGCTCCGTGTCTCCACCCGTACGCAGATCGCCTCGCTGCAGCGCCGCCTCGGCATCACCACGGTGTACGTCACCCACGACCAGGTCGAGGCCATGACCATGGGCGACCGCGTGGCCGTGCTCAAGGACGGTCTGCTCCAGCAGGTCGACTCGCCGCGCAACATGTACGACCGCCCGGCCAACCTCTTCGTCGCCGGCTTCATCGGCTCCCCGGCCATGAACCTGGTCGAGGTCCCGATCACCGACGGTGGCGTGAAGTTCGGCAACAGCGTCGTCCCGGTCAACCGCGAGGCCCTCTCGGCCGCCGCCGACAAGGGCGACCGCACGGTCACCGTCGGCATCCGCCCGGAGCACTTCGACGTCGTCGAGCACAACGGCGAGGCCGCCAAGTCGCTCTCCAAGGACACCGAGGACGCCCCGGCCGGCCTCGCCGTCTCGGTGAACGTCGTCGAGGAGCTCGGCGCCGACGGTTACGTCTACGGCTCCGCCAAGGTCGACGGCGAGCTCAAGGACCTCGTCGTCCGCGTCAGCGGCCGCGCCGTCCCGGACAAGGGCGCCACGCTGCACGTCGTGCCGCGTCCGGGCGAGATCCACGTCTTCTCCACCTCGACGGGCGAGCGTCTGTCCGACTGA